From the Candidatus Eisenbacteria bacterium genome, one window contains:
- a CDS encoding serine hydrolase domain-containing protein codes for MRLPRSRPRTGAPPRFRRLVLPLEVAVKSSLIPGAVISVGRATGPVFTASVGRRAVLPRREAMTTGTIFDLASLTKPMATAPLIVERAVRGDLSMLDPLERHLPETAGLPVGSIPLHMLLTHTAGFVPDNPIEDYSGSKTALLHAIAREPLESEPGSRFIYSDVGYVLLQLVIERHARRRLDRVADAELFRPLGFRHTRFGIRSEHLSRTAPTERDRGRFLRGRVHDPRARSRALGGVGGHAGMFGTAAEVGRYCEMLLSGGMARGRRVLSPETVRAMTTDQCGGNLGVRRSFGFDIESPYSAPRGLRFSRSSYGHSGWTGVSMWIDPEAGAYVVLLTNAIHPDGHKDLKALRAEVSTRAAEALGIKG; via the coding sequence ATGAGACTTCCACGCTCCCGGCCCCGGACGGGCGCCCCGCCCCGGTTTCGACGCCTCGTCTTGCCACTGGAAGTCGCTGTCAAATCATCGCTTATCCCTGGCGCGGTGATCTCCGTCGGGCGAGCCACCGGCCCCGTGTTCACGGCGTCCGTGGGACGGCGGGCCGTCCTTCCCCGGCGCGAGGCCATGACGACCGGGACCATCTTCGACCTCGCATCCCTCACGAAGCCCATGGCCACCGCCCCGCTCATCGTCGAGCGGGCCGTGCGCGGGGATCTCTCGATGCTCGACCCGCTGGAGCGCCATCTTCCGGAGACCGCAGGACTTCCGGTCGGGTCGATCCCGCTCCACATGCTCCTCACGCACACGGCCGGGTTCGTCCCCGACAATCCGATCGAGGACTACTCGGGAAGCAAGACCGCCCTCCTCCACGCGATCGCGCGCGAGCCGCTCGAATCGGAGCCGGGGAGCCGCTTCATCTACAGCGACGTCGGTTACGTGCTCCTCCAGCTCGTGATCGAGCGCCACGCGCGCCGGCGCCTCGACCGGGTCGCGGACGCGGAGCTCTTCCGGCCGCTCGGCTTCCGCCACACGAGATTCGGCATCCGGTCGGAGCATCTCTCGCGCACGGCGCCGACCGAGCGGGACCGCGGCCGTTTTCTCCGCGGTCGCGTGCACGACCCTCGGGCGAGGTCGCGCGCGCTCGGCGGCGTCGGCGGACACGCCGGGATGTTCGGCACCGCCGCCGAGGTCGGCCGCTACTGCGAGATGCTCCTGAGCGGCGGCATGGCGCGCGGACGCCGTGTGCTCTCGCCCGAGACCGTGCGCGCGATGACCACCGACCAGTGCGGCGGGAACCTCGGAGTCCGGAGGAGCTTCGGCTTCGACATCGAGAGCCCCTACTCCGCGCCGCGCGGGCTCCGGTTCTCCCGGAGCTCCTACGGTCACTCGGGGTGGACGGGGGTCTCCATGTGGATCGATCCCGAAGCCGGCGCGTACGTCGTGCTCCTCACGAACGCGATCCACCCGGACGGGCACAAGGATCTGAAGGCGCTCCGCGCGGAGGTCTCGACCCGGGCGGCGGAGGCGCTCGGAATCAAGGGATGA
- the ccsA gene encoding cytochrome c biogenesis protein CcsA translates to MTRTVPERWRKAARFVWAAAIVLVVISLVMVVRVPVERVMGPVQKIVYVHVPSAIATMIAFGVTFAAGIAYLTTRRWFWDAIGAASAEVGLVFATVVMVTGPLWARSAWNTWWTWEPRLTTFFILWILYAAYQVIRASLHGTAKRNISAVLGIIFFVMYPVTVYSVNLWRGSMHPQNVTMVGEMRQTLLFSMLAWAVFYVAVLERRLRLEWARRAAEMELGAVGAEAGPAEAAAEGRGRSSRAPGAPGAAR, encoded by the coding sequence GTGACGAGAACGGTGCCCGAGCGGTGGCGGAAGGCGGCGCGGTTCGTCTGGGCCGCGGCGATCGTCCTGGTCGTGATCTCGCTCGTGATGGTGGTGCGCGTTCCCGTGGAGCGGGTGATGGGCCCGGTCCAGAAGATCGTCTACGTCCACGTTCCGAGCGCCATCGCCACCATGATCGCGTTCGGCGTCACCTTCGCGGCCGGCATCGCGTACCTCACGACGCGCCGGTGGTTCTGGGACGCGATCGGAGCGGCCTCGGCCGAGGTGGGGCTCGTGTTCGCGACCGTGGTCATGGTGACCGGACCGCTGTGGGCACGCTCCGCGTGGAACACGTGGTGGACCTGGGAGCCGCGGCTCACCACGTTCTTCATCCTCTGGATCCTGTACGCCGCCTACCAGGTGATCCGCGCGTCGCTCCACGGAACCGCGAAGCGGAACATCTCGGCCGTTCTGGGAATCATCTTCTTCGTGATGTATCCCGTCACGGTCTACTCGGTGAACCTCTGGCGAGGCTCGATGCACCCTCAGAACGTGACGATGGTGGGGGAGATGCGCCAGACGCTCCTCTTCTCGATGCTCGCCTGGGCCGTGTTCTACGTCGCCGTGCTGGAGCGCCGGCTGAGGCTGGAGTGGGCGCGGCGCGCGGCCGAGATGGAGCTGGGCGCCGTCGGCGCGGAGGCTGGCCCGGCCGAAGCGGCTGCCGAAGGCAGGGGACGAAGCTCGCGCGCCCCGGGCGCCCCGGGAGCGGCCCGATGA
- a CDS encoding cytochrome c maturation protein CcmE, which yields MNRTSLRLIVITLAVIGSVAWLILSGVKQTGLQYLSVTELAQLRSAPSSGGFRLDGKVAAGTVQYDQKAPRLTFAMTDGKESIGVVYDGLMPDAFGDGREVVVEGTYRHSDKTLHASKLVTKCPSKYEAEGLGEDKT from the coding sequence ATGAATCGGACGTCGCTCCGGCTCATCGTGATCACCCTGGCGGTGATCGGATCCGTCGCCTGGCTGATCCTCTCGGGGGTGAAGCAGACCGGTCTCCAGTACCTTTCCGTCACCGAGCTCGCGCAGCTCCGGTCCGCGCCTAGCTCCGGCGGCTTCCGCCTGGACGGCAAGGTGGCGGCCGGGACGGTGCAGTACGACCAGAAGGCCCCGCGACTGACCTTCGCCATGACGGACGGCAAGGAGTCGATCGGTGTCGTCTATGACGGCCTCATGCCGGACGCCTTCGGAGACGGGCGTGAGGTGGTCGTGGAAGGGACCTATCGCCACTCCGACAAGACGCTCCACGCGTCGAAGCTCGTGACGAAGTGCCCGTCCAAGTACGAGGCCGAGGGTCTCGGGGAGGACAAGACGTGA
- a CDS encoding heme lyase CcmF/NrfE family subunit, with the protein MSEIGKLTLFLAFLCSCYGVVSIAVGLRSGMAGPLRSGRRAVWVVCALTLLATVLLVRVLVKRDFSFRYVAEHTSLDLPAHYAVSSLWAGQEGSLLLWLLILSAYGAAFLWCYRKRVDPFYDAVAMVVSAVMVFFTSLLAFVCSPFRVLATPPADGNGLNPLLQDPGMMIHPPILYIGYVGFIIPFAFGMAVLLMNRTGTRWIEEVRRWTLFNWMFLGFGILLGGRWAYVELGWGGYWGWDPVENASLMPWLVGTAFLHSVMIEQRRGMLKTWNVALIVLTFELSIFGTFLTRSGVLTSVHSFAESNIGPWFLGFILISSTIATALILYRKALLESENRLDAVVSREGSFLFNNVLFVALTFATFLGTTFPVVSEAVTGAKISVSAPFFNRVNVPIALVLLLLTGIGPVLSWKRATASVLQRNFVIPTIVGVLATLVSIPFGVQGIYPIVCVFGSAFVTAAVVMEFARGIKARKDVEPPSPAALLHLVQKNKRRYGGYIVHLGVVLIFVGVLGSSVFQKEEHAPLQKGQSLAIGPYNLTLLGVQERQVANAMQTRAEIHVERDGKRLPLMYPAKAMYFKGEQPMTEVALLQTPAEDLYVILGGVNEDGSASIQSYINPLVSLVWLGGVVMVLGTIVCLGDRMRLKREEKLLT; encoded by the coding sequence GTGAGCGAGATCGGAAAGCTGACCCTCTTCCTCGCGTTCCTCTGTTCCTGCTACGGCGTCGTCTCGATCGCCGTCGGGCTCCGTTCGGGAATGGCCGGTCCGCTCCGGAGCGGGCGCCGCGCCGTGTGGGTCGTCTGCGCCCTGACGCTCCTCGCGACGGTGCTCCTGGTCCGCGTGCTCGTGAAGCGGGATTTCTCCTTCCGGTACGTGGCGGAGCACACGAGCCTCGATCTCCCGGCCCATTACGCCGTGAGCTCCCTCTGGGCCGGGCAGGAGGGATCGCTCCTCCTCTGGCTCCTGATCCTGAGCGCCTACGGCGCCGCGTTCCTCTGGTGCTACCGGAAGCGTGTCGATCCGTTCTACGACGCCGTCGCGATGGTGGTCTCCGCCGTGATGGTCTTCTTCACGAGCCTCCTGGCGTTCGTCTGCTCCCCCTTCCGCGTGCTCGCGACACCTCCGGCGGACGGGAACGGGCTGAATCCTCTGCTCCAGGACCCGGGGATGATGATCCATCCCCCGATCCTCTACATCGGGTACGTCGGCTTCATCATTCCGTTCGCGTTCGGCATGGCCGTGCTCCTCATGAACCGCACCGGCACGCGGTGGATCGAGGAGGTGCGCCGCTGGACCCTGTTCAACTGGATGTTCTTGGGATTCGGGATCCTCCTGGGCGGCCGGTGGGCGTACGTGGAGCTGGGGTGGGGAGGCTACTGGGGCTGGGATCCGGTCGAGAACGCGTCCCTCATGCCGTGGCTCGTGGGAACGGCGTTCCTCCACTCGGTGATGATCGAGCAGCGGCGCGGCATGCTGAAGACATGGAACGTGGCGCTCATCGTGCTCACGTTCGAGCTCTCGATCTTCGGGACCTTCCTCACGCGCTCGGGCGTGCTCACGTCGGTGCATTCCTTCGCCGAGTCGAATATCGGTCCCTGGTTCCTGGGGTTCATCCTGATCTCGAGCACGATCGCGACGGCGCTCATCCTCTACCGGAAGGCGCTCCTCGAATCCGAGAACCGGCTCGACGCCGTGGTCTCACGCGAGGGCTCGTTCCTCTTCAACAACGTGCTCTTCGTCGCGCTCACGTTCGCGACCTTCCTGGGCACCACGTTCCCGGTGGTCAGCGAGGCCGTGACCGGCGCGAAGATCTCGGTGTCCGCGCCGTTCTTCAATCGCGTGAACGTGCCGATCGCGCTCGTGCTCCTGCTCCTGACCGGGATCGGGCCGGTCCTCTCCTGGAAGCGCGCCACGGCCTCGGTGCTCCAGCGGAACTTCGTGATTCCGACGATCGTGGGCGTGCTCGCGACCCTGGTGTCGATCCCGTTCGGGGTGCAGGGGATCTATCCCATCGTCTGTGTCTTCGGCTCCGCGTTCGTGACGGCAGCGGTGGTCATGGAGTTCGCGCGCGGCATCAAGGCTCGGAAGGACGTCGAGCCGCCGTCGCCCGCGGCGCTCCTCCACCTCGTGCAGAAGAACAAGCGCCGCTACGGCGGCTACATCGTGCACCTGGGCGTGGTGTTGATCTTCGTCGGCGTGCTCGGGTCCTCGGTCTTCCAGAAGGAGGAGCACGCGCCGCTCCAGAAGGGCCAGTCGCTCGCGATCGGTCCGTACAACCTGACCCTGCTCGGGGTCCAGGAGAGGCAGGTCGCGAATGCCATGCAGACGCGCGCCGAGATCCACGTCGAGCGCGACGGGAAGCGGCTGCCGCTGATGTACCCGGCGAAGGCGATGTACTTCAAGGGCGAGCAGCCCATGACGGAGGTGGCGCTCCTCCAGACGCCGGCCGAGGATCTCTACGTGATCCTGGGCGGCGTGAACGAGGACGGCTCGGCCTCCATCCAGTCCTACATCAATCCGCTCGTGAGCCTGGTCTGGCTCGGCGGGGTGGTCATGGTGCTCGGCACGATCGTCTGTCTCGGGGACCGGATGCGCCTGAAGCGCGAGGAGAAGCTCCTCACATGA
- a CDS encoding isocitrate lyase/phosphoenolpyruvate mutase family protein, with the protein MSTPEIRQRFHELHQAGCFVIPNPWDAGSARVLEMLGFQALATTSSGHAWTLGRSDNHVTLEETLTHLRAVAHAVRIPVNADFEGGFAIRPEDVAKNVSAATTTGVAGLSIEDSTGDASDPLFEFTLAVERIRAARAAIDASGTKALLTGRSEGFIVGRPDIDETIRRLTAYAEAGAECLYAPGLRSKEDIAAVVRAVAPKPVNLLVGSDFISRSEAASLGVRRISVGGALARAAWGGFLTAAREIAERGTFSGLAKAAPFSEVDGFFEGR; encoded by the coding sequence ATGAGCACGCCAGAGATCCGGCAGCGGTTTCACGAGCTTCACCAAGCCGGGTGCTTCGTGATTCCGAACCCCTGGGACGCCGGGAGCGCGCGGGTGCTCGAGATGCTCGGGTTCCAGGCGCTCGCCACGACGAGCTCGGGGCACGCCTGGACCCTGGGGCGATCCGACAACCACGTCACGCTCGAAGAGACGCTCACGCATCTCCGTGCCGTCGCACACGCGGTGCGCATCCCGGTGAACGCGGACTTCGAAGGCGGATTCGCGATCCGGCCGGAGGACGTCGCGAAGAACGTGAGCGCGGCGACCACCACGGGCGTGGCGGGACTCTCGATCGAGGACTCCACGGGAGACGCGTCGGACCCGCTCTTCGAGTTCACCCTGGCCGTCGAGCGCATTCGGGCGGCGCGTGCCGCGATCGATGCGAGCGGGACCAAAGCCCTTCTCACCGGCCGCTCGGAAGGGTTCATCGTGGGGCGGCCCGACATCGACGAGACGATCCGGCGTCTCACGGCCTACGCCGAAGCCGGGGCCGAATGTCTCTATGCGCCTGGGCTTCGCTCCAAGGAGGACATCGCGGCGGTCGTCCGCGCGGTGGCGCCGAAGCCTGTCAATCTGCTCGTGGGTAGCGACTTCATCTCACGGTCGGAGGCCGCGAGCCTGGGCGTGCGCCGGATCAGCGTGGGAGGCGCGCTCGCGCGGGCGGCGTGGGGAGGATTCCTGACGGCGGCCCGGGAGATCGCGGAGCGCGGCACGTTCTCGGGACTCGCGAAGGCGGCTCCCTTCTCCGAAGTGGACGGATTCTTCGAGGGTCGGTGA
- a CDS encoding heme exporter protein CcmB, translating into MILLEVARKDLTLYARDARFLATLALFSASLVLILSVAFGPIFQDPPREAAATIWAALFFAGVLGLTRSLEMEGESGGGDALRMSGADPYSIYLGKTLANFLMLSAVFALVLPLTSVFFDVGSLSALPRVAGVAALALLGYSAWGTLFAALARGLQARELLLSVLLFPSLIPLWIGAVKLTHALWGDAGTAGVGDWVKVMLVMDVLGLGVAAWLYEPVQEAGE; encoded by the coding sequence GTGATCCTCCTCGAGGTGGCCCGCAAGGACCTCACGCTCTACGCGCGGGACGCCCGGTTCCTCGCGACGCTCGCCCTCTTCAGCGCCTCGCTGGTCCTGATCCTGAGCGTCGCGTTCGGTCCGATCTTCCAGGATCCGCCGCGCGAGGCCGCGGCCACGATCTGGGCGGCGCTCTTCTTCGCGGGCGTGCTCGGTCTCACGAGGTCCCTGGAGATGGAAGGGGAGTCCGGAGGCGGCGACGCGCTGCGCATGAGCGGAGCGGATCCCTATTCGATCTATCTGGGGAAGACCCTGGCGAACTTCCTGATGCTCTCGGCCGTGTTCGCCCTCGTGCTCCCCTTGACGTCCGTGTTCTTCGACGTGGGGAGCCTCTCGGCGCTCCCGAGGGTGGCCGGCGTTGCCGCGCTCGCGCTCCTGGGCTATAGTGCATGGGGAACGCTCTTCGCCGCGCTGGCCCGGGGGCTCCAGGCTCGGGAGCTTCTCCTCTCGGTACTCCTGTTTCCATCGTTGATTCCCCTCTGGATCGGCGCGGTCAAGCTCACGCACGCGCTCTGGGGAGATGCCGGGACGGCCGGCGTGGGCGACTGGGTCAAGGTCATGCTGGTGATGGACGTGCTGGGCCTGGGCGTGGCGGCCTGGCTCTACGAACCCGTACAGGAGGCTGGCGAGTGA
- a CDS encoding ABC transporter ATP-binding protein yields MILRARDIRKRFENRAVLSGVSLSIEPGEVVLLSGANGSGKTTLARILSTLLPPDDGEVTLDDEPVTDRRALVRRRIGFTTHVPLLYRGLTPVENLVFFGRLAGVPDPGLRAVDLLTRFGLREAMHRPVVHFSRGMLQRVVLCRALLHDPGILIFDEPYAGLDEEGVAAVNGVLREARASGRSALVIAHGKERAQPVVTRVVRLREGRIEAA; encoded by the coding sequence GTGATCCTCCGCGCTCGGGACATCCGGAAGCGCTTCGAGAACCGCGCCGTGCTCTCCGGCGTGTCGCTCTCGATCGAGCCCGGAGAAGTCGTGCTCCTCTCCGGCGCGAACGGATCGGGCAAGACCACGCTCGCGCGGATCCTCTCGACCCTGCTCCCGCCGGACGACGGCGAGGTCACGCTCGACGACGAGCCGGTCACGGACCGCCGGGCGCTCGTGCGCCGGAGGATCGGCTTCACGACGCACGTGCCGCTCCTCTACCGCGGGCTCACCCCGGTCGAGAACCTCGTCTTCTTCGGACGGCTCGCGGGCGTTCCGGACCCGGGGCTGCGCGCCGTGGACCTCCTGACGCGGTTCGGGCTCAGGGAGGCGATGCACCGGCCGGTCGTCCACTTCTCGCGCGGAATGCTGCAGCGCGTCGTGCTCTGCCGCGCGCTCCTCCACGATCCCGGGATCCTGATCTTCGACGAGCCCTATGCCGGGCTCGACGAGGAAGGAGTGGCCGCGGTGAACGGCGTCCTGCGGGAAGCGCGCGCCTCCGGGCGGAGCGCGCTCGTGATCGCGCACGGGAAGGAGCGGGCGCAGCCGGTCGTGACGCGCGTGGTGCGGCTTCGCGAGGGAAGGATCGAGGCGGCGTGA
- a CDS encoding cytochrome c-type biogenesis protein CcmH, with the protein MTRSGFPLLVPVLALTLALAAAAIGTAWAVESAAGRKDPAKAITSQLICPCSCGEILSGCVCETGKTMQGFVSDELKAGKNGEQITASLVSKYGEVILGAPKAEGFNLIVWVAPFLATLVGFVIAAFVLRRWVRRRSDLALAGAGSMPGAGGTGGVTVPGTRQAAAEQDLAAYRARAEEELRRLEE; encoded by the coding sequence ATGACGCGCTCCGGCTTCCCTCTCCTCGTGCCCGTTCTCGCGCTCACCCTCGCGCTCGCCGCCGCGGCGATCGGCACTGCCTGGGCCGTCGAATCCGCCGCGGGCCGGAAGGACCCCGCGAAGGCGATCACGAGTCAGCTCATCTGCCCGTGCTCCTGCGGCGAGATCCTGAGCGGATGCGTCTGCGAGACCGGGAAGACGATGCAGGGGTTCGTCTCCGACGAGCTCAAGGCGGGGAAGAACGGAGAGCAGATCACGGCGTCGCTCGTCAGCAAGTACGGCGAGGTGATCCTGGGCGCACCCAAGGCGGAGGGCTTCAACCTGATCGTCTGGGTCGCTCCGTTCCTCGCGACCCTGGTGGGATTCGTGATCGCGGCGTTCGTGCTGCGCCGCTGGGTGCGCCGGCGTTCCGATCTCGCGCTGGCGGGGGCGGGCTCGATGCCGGGAGCCGGCGGGACCGGCGGGGTCACCGTCCCGGGCACGCGCCAGGCCGCGGCCGAGCAGGATCTCGCGGCGTATCGGGCCCGCGCCGAGGAAGAGCTCCGGAGGCTCGAGGAATGA
- a CDS encoding rhodanese-like domain-containing protein: MRDHFLEFEISPELVNEMLESGENTILLDIREDWEWEKAHLEGAIHIPLDELTDRVSELDPRSEIVVYCHHGDRSVDGCLVLWEHGFRKVRSLTGGIEAWSELVDPTVPRY, encoded by the coding sequence ATGAGGGACCACTTCCTGGAGTTCGAAATCTCCCCCGAGCTCGTGAACGAGATGCTCGAGTCCGGCGAGAACACCATCCTCCTCGACATCCGTGAGGACTGGGAATGGGAGAAGGCGCATCTGGAGGGCGCGATCCACATTCCCCTGGACGAGCTGACCGATCGCGTGAGCGAGCTGGATCCCCGGAGCGAGATCGTCGTCTACTGCCATCACGGCGATCGCAGCGTCGACGGATGCCTGGTCCTCTGGGAGCACGGCTTTCGCAAGGTGCGAAGCCTCACCGGCGGCATCGAGGCGTGGTCGGAGCTCGTGGATCCGACCGTGCCGAGGTACTAG
- a CDS encoding phosphatase PAP2 family protein gives MKPFTLACAKVGVCLCCFFGASRASAASAEHPLAPMGILATLEDAAPSAPPATATEAPTAPLAAAALTAPPSPTAAADVAGPAGAFPESGTVLRAPRAVGGVSAGFMSKLDHDTFKPGTWDNSFFERAGRDLGSPASLLGGTALFAAQGLATGDHEQVETAGLMGLGYLGTSATVQGLKSITGRTRPDGSDDYSFPSGHTANSFLAAAVLAREYGGATAVVSYGAATLVGASRIAGGRHHFSDVLVGAVIGQIFGFLVTSLDK, from the coding sequence ATGAAGCCGTTCACGCTGGCGTGCGCCAAGGTGGGAGTCTGCCTCTGCTGCTTCTTTGGCGCGAGTCGCGCCTCCGCGGCATCGGCGGAGCACCCGCTCGCGCCCATGGGGATCCTCGCCACCCTCGAAGACGCCGCGCCCTCCGCGCCGCCTGCAACCGCGACAGAGGCGCCAACCGCTCCTCTCGCGGCCGCAGCCCTGACGGCGCCGCCGTCCCCCACGGCCGCCGCGGACGTGGCCGGCCCCGCAGGCGCGTTCCCGGAGAGCGGCACCGTCTTGCGCGCCCCGCGCGCGGTCGGAGGGGTTTCCGCAGGCTTCATGAGCAAGCTGGACCACGACACCTTCAAACCCGGGACCTGGGATAACTCCTTCTTCGAGAGGGCCGGGCGCGACCTCGGAAGCCCCGCCTCGCTGCTCGGAGGGACCGCGCTCTTCGCGGCTCAGGGATTGGCCACCGGCGATCACGAGCAGGTCGAGACCGCGGGGCTCATGGGTCTTGGATACCTGGGCACGAGCGCCACCGTGCAGGGGCTCAAGTCCATCACCGGGCGCACCCGCCCGGACGGCTCGGACGACTACTCGTTCCCGTCGGGCCACACCGCGAACTCCTTCCTCGCCGCCGCGGTCCTCGCGAGGGAATACGGCGGCGCCACCGCCGTCGTGAGCTACGGCGCCGCCACGCTCGTGGGCGCCTCGCGCATCGCGGGCGGCCGGCATCACTTCTCGGACGTCCTCGTCGGCGCCGTCATCGGCCAGATCTTCGGCTTCCTCGTCACGTCCCTCGACAAGTAA
- a CDS encoding rhomboid family intramembrane serine protease, which yields MIPLRDRNPSGSFPAVTVAIIVACVVAFLYEVLAQDQLRDLFSAYALIPAKISYALQTQRLSDLVTPFFSSMFLHGGWLHLIGNMWYLWIFGDNVEDALGPVGFLLFYLFTGLAAGITHYVLQPESAIPTVGASGAISGVLAGYAVLFPRARVVTLVPLGFFIQLMELPAVVLLVIWVVIQALSGLVSFGVGQSGGVAWGAHVGGFVAGLVLVKLFRPRRVMA from the coding sequence ATGATTCCGCTCCGGGACCGGAACCCATCCGGCAGCTTCCCCGCCGTCACCGTCGCGATCATCGTCGCGTGCGTGGTCGCGTTCCTGTACGAGGTCCTGGCCCAGGATCAGCTGCGGGATCTCTTCAGCGCGTACGCCCTGATTCCCGCCAAGATCTCCTACGCTCTCCAGACGCAGCGCCTGAGCGATCTCGTGACGCCGTTCTTCTCGTCCATGTTCCTGCACGGCGGGTGGCTCCATCTGATCGGGAACATGTGGTACCTCTGGATCTTCGGCGACAACGTCGAGGACGCGCTCGGGCCCGTCGGATTCCTGCTGTTCTACCTCTTCACGGGGCTGGCCGCCGGGATCACGCACTACGTGCTCCAGCCGGAGTCCGCGATCCCGACCGTCGGCGCGAGCGGCGCGATCTCCGGGGTGCTCGCGGGCTACGCCGTCCTCTTCCCCCGTGCCCGCGTGGTCACGCTGGTGCCCCTCGGATTCTTCATCCAGCTCATGGAGCTGCCCGCCGTCGTGCTCCTCGTGATATGGGTCGTCATCCAAGCCCTGAGCGGGCTCGTCTCGTTCGGCGTGGGGCAGTCGGGCGGCGTGGCCTGGGGCGCCCACGTGGGCGGATTCGTGGCGGGGCTCGTTCTCGTGAAGCTCTTCCGGCCCCGGCGGGTGATGGCGTAG